A window of Watersipora subatra chromosome 10, tzWatSuba1.1, whole genome shotgun sequence genomic DNA:
TTATCTAATTATTCTCCATTCTCGTTGTTAGAGTGAAGGTTTATGTCTCATTTTACAATATTGTCATTTAGACCATCTGGGAGTAACTTTTCTTATAAGAACACCTATATTCATTCAAATCAGAAATCTTTGGGCTTTCTAATGGTATAAGTAGCAAAATTGTAGCTCAATTACTGAAGAATGTATAGAATGTCAAACTTGgtgaatataaaaatttgacaaaaacacAATGGTACATGATTTCAaagacattatttttattattatgacatGACTGAAAACATAACAGAGGATTGACGAAGTTgcaaaaaaagagaaaatgttCGCGATTTTTACTTCCAATACTGAACTCTGGTATGGTACGCTTTCCAGCAGTCTGAACCGCGTTTGATGCACAAGTACACGTTGCAGGTTTCACACCGAATTGAACTCTTGACTGATTTGTGTTGTAAGTCTTTGTAAGCCTTCTCTGGATTTTGCTGCGATTCTATCAGGTACTTTTTCTGGCAGACTGCACAGCGGTGATCTTTTGACCCATCAGTAGGCCACTCGGGACAGTGTAGTTTGCTCATGTCTAGACGTATCTCCGGATTGTTGGGAGTGGCAGCTGGTGTGTTTGTCCTAGTTGACTGTCGAGAGAATGACTTTTCACCTATCCATGTCGTCAGTATCTGCAGGACAAAGTCTCTGAATTCCATCGGCTTTTCCTGGCCATGCTTATAGAGCACATAAGCGTTGTACAGGGACCAGTGAAAGCATTTGCGGTCGATTCGCGCATACCACTTATATGACTTTCGAGAGCGATCGAGTCTTGCCATTTTATCATTGAGGTCCACACCACCCATCATCTGATTGTATACGATGACGGATGGTGTGGCCTTCACTGTCAGCTTCTCACCTTTCTTATTTCTACGGATTACAGTTGGTTGCTCAGACAGCTCAGCTCTGACATAGTTTGACAGGAAGTAGATCGGTTTCTTGTCATTCCAGCGGGTTGCTACGATTCCTGTTTTCGCACACTGGAGCCACTTAGAATCCCCTTGCTCCAACCTCCGAGCTTCCGCTTTGGTGGCTATTAGCTGTTTCGGGTACTCCTTTCTGTTGGTCATACATGTACCAGTACCAGACATCTGAAGCTCACGTAGCCAGTGGAGAAGATAAGGTGACGTGTAGTAGCGATCAGTAACTACATGGTAGCCTCGACCCCAGTAACTTTGAACTAGTTTCAGTACTACTGCGGCAGAGTTTTTCACTGTGGTCAAGTCCTCAAAGTCTCTGTCCTTCCCAGAATAGACATCTAGGTTTAGCGCATATCCACTGGAAGCACAACACGCCATCCAGACTTTCACTCCCCATTTGATTGGCTTTGAGGAGTCGTAACATTTCCCACTCCAGCGACCCCGAAAAGGAATCATGCACTCGTCTACTGACAGATCCTGGGAGGGAGAGTACTCTGCTGTGAATCGCTCTTTCATGTGGTTGATGAGGAACCTGATTTTGTAAAGTCTGTCGTATTCAGGATGGCTACGATCCTGAATTGACGTCTCTTCATTACAGTAATGCAGGTAACGTTTTATCTGGTCATACCGTCGTAATGACATGACAGTTGAAGCTTTAGGCATCTGGAGAAGCTCGTACTGCGGTCTCCAGATACTTCGCTGCCTATCCTTGCAGAACATTTCTATAAATGCTCGGAGCGTGTAGAACGCTCGGAGTTTGTCTGTCTCGAGTTTAGTCCACTTTCCATAACCGCTGTGGATGGTACTCTCGCTTATCTTTCGTCTGGCAGCATTCTCGTTCGTGAAATCACATACTGATTGTAAAAGTTTCTCATCGTAGAACAGCATGAAGAAGTCAGCTGGCTTTGAATCAGCAGGCATTACTCTTGTTGGTCCATGTGGTGCAGCTGGGTCAAAGTTAGGGCTGCACATTACTTTCTCAGTAGGCTGCCAGTCGAACGTGGGTGTTGGGGTATTATCCAAGTCAGACAGGATGAATCCCAGATAACCTGGTGCTGCCAGATTTCCTGAACTACCGTCATCACCAGAGGCTCCAGTAGGAATGTTGGTAGCAGTACTAGTACTAGCAGCTCCAGTAACAGTTGTACTAGTAGGTCTACTAGTAGTAGCAGTACTAGTAGAATTTGAGTCCAGCTGATCAAAATCTGAATCCCAGTCGAAATCAGCACCTAATTGTGAGCCATCATCACCAGTGtcagcatcaaaaacaatgtcCCTTGTTCTAGGATGAGCTCCAGTAGcattgtccacaaaatcattTGAATCATACTCAAAATCACTAGAAAAATCCATAAATAAGCCAGCACTTCAAAATGTTACAACTTTCAACAATCAAAAATGGCCGCGTAGTTGTGAGTTTTCTTCCGTATATTTTCATTGGCCTTTACTCAGAAAACTTTCATTGTAACATGGTTCAATATTAGCCAATAAGGGAAGCTTAGCATCTCTTCTTATTGGTTGGCTACTCTAAGACTTCATTTGGATTAGACAAAAGCTGAAATTAGTCTATGCCAAATATAGTTACACTAAAGCCTCTACAGAGGCTAGGAGGACTgtgtgcagacaactccaagcCTCCACAGAGGCTTGTATGACTGAAAtggttaaagggcatctgatgtagagttttaaagtatttatcagaaagtatagatatttttatacacttgagatttgtatgttgttttaggtgatgtgactgccagaactttttcagattaaaattggcaaaacctaatcgcggttaaaacgctcagaagacattttttcttctgagtgttttactcgagatcaattttgccaactttaatcttaaaacgtcttgtcagtcacatcacctaaaactgcaaacaaatctcagcccaatagaaaaatatctattctttctgataatttttaaaactggacataagtaaacatttatgaccaatgcaaaaagcatgctttacatctgatcagttgtttcatttaaaaaacttatcgagtgtagtctgtgccaaggtatttttttgacaaagatcaacagtgtgacttattgtagaaatagattttaaacagttattatagtccttaaaaacttgttagccttttctaacaaaattggcccatcgatagaTACGCCTTCACTAcacgcacttgtctaaaccatgtcaataatacacc
This region includes:
- the LOC137406720 gene encoding piggyBac transposable element-derived protein 4-like, coding for MDFSSDFEYDSNDFVDNATGAHPRTRDIVFDADTGDDGSQLGADFDWDSDFDQLDSNSTSTATTSRPTSTTVTGAASTSTATNIPTGASGDDGSSGNLAAPGYLGFILSDLDNTPTPTFDWQPTEKVMCSPNFDPAAPHGPTRVMPADSKPADFFMLFYDEKLLQSVCDFTNENAARRKISESTIHSGYGKWTKLETDKLRAFYTLRAFIEMFCKDRQRSIWRPQYELLQMPKASTVMSLRRYDQIKRYLHYCNEETSIQDRSHPEYDRLYKIRFLINHMKERFTAEYSPSQDLSVDECMIPFRGRWSGKCYDSSKPIKWGVKVWMACCASSGYALNLDVYSGKDRDFEDLTTVKNSAAVVLKLVQSYWGRGYHVVTDRYYTSPYLLHWLRELQMSGTGTCMTNRKEYPKQLIATKAEARRLEQGDSKWLQCAKTGIVATRWNDKKPIYFLSNYVRAELSEQPTVIRRNKKGEKLTVKATPSVIVYNQMMGGVDLNDKMARLDRSRKSYKWYARIDRKCFHWSLYNAYVLYKHGQEKPMEFRDFVLQILTTWIGEKSFSRQSTRTNTPAATPNNPEIRLDMSKLHCPEWPTDGSKDHRCAVCQKKYLIESQQNPEKAYKDLQHKSVKSSIRCETCNVYLCIKRGSDCWKAYHTRVQYWK